One genomic window of Haemophilus haemolyticus includes the following:
- the purF gene encoding amidophosphoribosyltransferase, translated as MCGIVGIVSQSPVNESIYAALTLLQHRGQDAAGIVTVDDENRFRLRKANGLVSDVFHQEHMLRLQGNAGLGHVRYPTAGSSSVSEAQPFYVNSPYGVTLVHNGNLTNSVELKEKVFKTARRHVNTNSDSELLLNIFAKHLDYIPKDQLDPQDIFYAVRKTHNDVRGAYACLAMIIGHGMVAFRDPFGIRPLVLGKREENGKTEYMFASETVALDIVGFDFVRDIAPGEVVYVTFDGELYSQQCAESAVLNPCIFEYVYFARPDSTIDGVSVYAARVHMGEKLGQKIAKEWADEIDNIDVVIPVPETSTDIALQIARVLGKPYRQGFVKNRYVGRTFIMPGQAQRISSVRRKLNTIKAEFKDKNVLLVDDSIVRGTTSEQIVEMARSAGAKKIYFASAAPEIRYPNVYGIDMPSRDELIAYGRNVNEIAHLIGVDKLIFQDLTALTESVQLENPSIRGFDCSVFTGEYITGDITPEYLDKIASQRNDSAKKKREKQASNLEIYNEQ; from the coding sequence ATGTGTGGTATTGTCGGTATTGTTAGCCAAAGTCCGGTTAATGAATCTATTTATGCAGCATTAACTCTTTTGCAACATCGTGGGCAAGATGCTGCGGGAATCGTGACGGTTGATGATGAAAATCGTTTCCGCTTACGTAAAGCTAATGGTTTAGTGAGCGATGTGTTTCATCAAGAGCATATGCTACGATTGCAAGGAAATGCTGGGTTAGGGCATGTTCGCTATCCTACAGCGGGGAGTTCTAGCGTCTCAGAGGCGCAGCCTTTTTATGTGAATTCTCCCTATGGTGTCACTTTGGTGCATAACGGCAACTTAACCAACTCAGTGGAGTTAAAAGAAAAAGTCTTTAAAACAGCTCGCCGCCACGTAAACACTAATTCAGATTCTGAACTTCTTCTTAATATTTTCGCTAAACATCTCGATTACATTCCTAAAGATCAGCTCGACCCACAAGATATTTTCTATGCCGTTCGTAAAACTCATAACGATGTTCGTGGTGCCTATGCTTGTTTAGCGATGATTATTGGGCATGGCATGGTTGCTTTTCGTGATCCTTTTGGTATTCGTCCTTTGGTGTTGGGTAAACGCGAAGAAAATGGCAAAACTGAGTATATGTTTGCCTCTGAAACAGTCGCTTTAGATATTGTGGGTTTTGACTTTGTTCGCGATATTGCCCCTGGAGAAGTCGTTTATGTGACGTTTGATGGCGAGCTTTATTCGCAGCAATGCGCTGAAAGTGCGGTGCTAAATCCTTGTATTTTTGAGTATGTTTATTTTGCACGCCCAGATTCAACGATTGATGGCGTCTCTGTTTATGCTGCACGTGTTCACATGGGCGAAAAACTCGGACAAAAAATTGCAAAAGAATGGGCGGATGAAATTGATAATATTGATGTGGTGATTCCCGTTCCTGAAACCTCCACAGATATTGCGTTACAAATTGCCCGCGTACTAGGGAAACCTTACCGCCAAGGATTTGTGAAAAATCGCTATGTTGGTCGTACGTTTATTATGCCAGGACAAGCACAGCGTATTAGTTCTGTTCGTCGCAAATTGAATACCATTAAAGCTGAATTTAAAGATAAAAACGTCTTATTGGTGGACGATTCTATCGTTCGCGGTACAACCTCTGAGCAAATTGTTGAAATGGCTCGCTCAGCTGGCGCGAAGAAAATTTACTTCGCTTCTGCTGCTCCAGAAATTCGTTATCCGAATGTATATGGTATTGATATGCCAAGTCGTGATGAGCTGATTGCTTACGGTCGAAATGTTAATGAAATTGCACATTTGATTGGTGTGGACAAATTAATTTTCCAAGATCTGACCGCACTTACCGAATCTGTTCAATTAGAAAATCCGTCTATTAGAGGGTTTGATTGTTCAGTGTTCACAGGCGAATATATTACAGGTGACATCACGCCAGAATATTTAGACAAAATTGCAAGTCAACGGAACGACAGTGCAAAGAAAAAACGTGAAAAACAAGCATCTAATCTTGAAATTTATAATGAACAATAA
- the argR gene encoding transcriptional regulator ArgR: protein MTDNLTRAFKELLNQERFGSQSEIVDALKKQGFTGINQSKISRMLTKFGAVRTRNTKMEMVYCLPGELSVPNTSSPLKNLVLDVDYNDMLIVIKTSPGAAQLIARLLDSIGKSEGILGTIAGDDTIFITPTRGTKIVDLLKNVQRLFENAL from the coding sequence ATGACTGACAATTTAACTCGCGCTTTTAAAGAATTACTTAATCAAGAACGCTTTGGATCTCAAAGTGAGATTGTCGATGCCTTAAAAAAACAAGGCTTTACAGGCATTAATCAATCAAAAATATCCAGAATGCTCACCAAATTTGGGGCTGTTCGCACCCGCAATACCAAAATGGAAATGGTTTATTGTTTACCAGGTGAATTGAGTGTTCCTAATACCAGTAGTCCATTAAAAAATCTTGTATTAGACGTTGATTACAATGATATGTTAATTGTCATTAAGACTTCTCCGGGTGCGGCACAACTCATCGCTCGCTTACTCGATTCAATTGGAAAATCAGAAGGCATCTTAGGTACTATCGCAGGCGATGACACAATTTTTATCACACCAACACGTGGCACAAAAATTGTCGATTTACTCAAAAATGTTCAACGTTTATTTGAAAACGCGTTGTAA
- the pta gene encoding phosphate acetyltransferase: MSRTIILIPVSTGVGLTSISLGLIHSLEQKGAKVGFMKPVSQPSTGEDKLDRTTSIIRTSTNLETSEPFMLSVAESLIGQNQSDVLLEKIVANHQQLTKNNDIVVVEGLIPTRKHGYANSINYEIAQALDAEIVLVAAPATETPTELKDRVEAAASLFGGKNNPNLLGVVVNKFNAPVDESGRTRPDLAEIFDSFQHSHACEAEVSKLFANSSIKLLACVPWSADLIATRAIDLVKYLGASIITEGDINRRIRGITFCARSLPNMVEHFRAGSLLVASADRPDVLVAAALAASNSIEIGGLLLTGGYKIDAQINKLCQPAFEKAKLPIFRIEGNTWQTALNLQNFNLEVPVDDKERIENIKQYTSQHFNADFINNLVADSTRLRRLSPPAFRFQLTELARAAKKRIVLPEGDEPRTIKAAVLCAERGIAECVLLADPASVQRVAEAQGVKLGKDITIINPADVRENYVARLVELRKAKGMTETAAREQLEDTVVLGTMMLEANEVDGLVSGAVHTTANTIRPPMQIIKTAPGSSIVSSIFFMLLPDQVLVYGDCAVNPDPTAEQLAEIAIQSADSAKAFGIDPKVAMISYSTGTSGSGADVEKVKEATRIAKEKRPDLLIDGPLQYDAAVMEDVARSKAPNSPVAGKATVFVFPDLNTGNTTYKAVQRSADLVSIGPMLQGMRKPVNDLSRGALVDDIVYTIALTAIQATQ, translated from the coding sequence ATGTCTCGCACGATTATCCTTATCCCTGTAAGCACAGGCGTGGGTTTAACTAGCATTAGTCTGGGATTAATCCATTCTCTTGAACAAAAAGGCGCAAAAGTTGGTTTTATGAAACCTGTTTCTCAACCAAGCACAGGTGAAGATAAACTTGATCGTACAACCTCTATCATTCGCACCAGCACTAACCTTGAAACTTCTGAACCGTTTATGTTAAGCGTTGCGGAATCATTGATTGGGCAAAATCAGTCTGATGTGTTGTTAGAAAAAATTGTGGCTAATCACCAACAATTAACTAAAAACAACGATATCGTTGTGGTTGAAGGCTTAATTCCCACAAGAAAACACGGTTACGCAAATAGCATCAACTATGAAATTGCACAAGCATTAGATGCAGAAATCGTATTAGTTGCAGCACCTGCAACTGAAACCCCAACCGAATTAAAAGATCGTGTAGAAGCAGCAGCCTCTTTATTTGGTGGTAAAAACAATCCAAATCTTTTAGGTGTAGTTGTAAATAAATTTAATGCACCCGTTGATGAATCTGGCCGTACACGCCCTGATCTTGCTGAAATCTTTGATTCATTCCAACATAGCCATGCATGTGAAGCAGAAGTGAGCAAATTATTTGCAAATAGCTCAATCAAATTATTAGCTTGTGTGCCTTGGTCTGCAGATTTAATCGCAACACGTGCGATCGATTTAGTGAAATACTTAGGTGCATCAATTATCACTGAAGGGGATATTAACCGTCGTATCCGTGGTATCACTTTCTGCGCAAGAAGTTTACCAAATATGGTTGAACATTTTCGTGCAGGTAGCTTATTAGTCGCCTCAGCGGATCGTCCAGATGTACTTGTGGCAGCCGCTCTCGCAGCGTCAAATAGTATTGAAATCGGCGGTCTCTTATTAACTGGCGGTTACAAAATTGATGCTCAAATCAATAAACTTTGCCAACCAGCTTTTGAAAAAGCAAAATTGCCAATCTTCCGTATTGAAGGTAATACCTGGCAAACAGCATTAAATTTACAAAACTTCAATCTTGAAGTGCCTGTTGATGATAAAGAGCGTATTGAAAACATCAAACAATACACTAGCCAGCACTTTAATGCTGACTTTATCAATAACCTAGTTGCGGATTCTACTCGTTTACGTCGTTTATCCCCACCAGCATTCCGTTTCCAATTGACTGAACTTGCTCGTGCTGCGAAAAAACGTATTGTTCTTCCTGAAGGTGATGAACCTCGTACAATCAAAGCAGCCGTACTTTGTGCAGAACGTGGCATTGCGGAATGTGTGCTTTTAGCAGATCCAGCATCTGTTCAACGTGTAGCTGAAGCACAAGGTGTTAAATTAGGTAAAGACATTACAATCATTAACCCAGCAGATGTTCGTGAAAACTATGTTGCTCGTTTAGTTGAATTACGTAAAGCAAAAGGTATGACTGAAACCGCTGCACGTGAACAACTAGAAGACACCGTCGTGCTTGGAACCATGATGTTAGAAGCAAATGAGGTGGATGGTTTAGTATCTGGAGCCGTTCACACGACTGCAAACACCATTCGCCCACCAATGCAAATCATCAAAACTGCACCAGGTAGTTCTATTGTTTCGTCTATCTTCTTTATGTTATTACCAGATCAAGTGCTTGTTTATGGTGACTGTGCGGTAAACCCAGATCCTACAGCAGAACAACTTGCTGAAATCGCAATTCAATCTGCGGATTCTGCGAAAGCATTTGGTATTGATCCAAAAGTCGCAATGATTTCTTACTCAACGGGTACATCTGGTAGCGGTGCTGATGTAGAAAAAGTGAAAGAAGCAACTCGTATTGCCAAAGAAAAACGCCCTGATTTATTAATCGACGGCCCATTACAATACGATGCAGCTGTGATGGAAGATGTGGCTCGCTCTAAAGCACCAAATTCACCAGTAGCAGGTAAAGCAACGGTATTCGTATTCCCTGACTTAAATACGGGTAACACTACTTACAAAGCAGTACAACGTTCTGCAGATTTAGTATCTATTGGCCCAATGCTTCAAGGTATGCGAAAACCAGTCAATGACTTATCTCGCGGTGCATTAGTTGATGATATTGTGTACACAATTGCCTTAACCGCAATTCAAGCGACACAATAG
- a CDS encoding CvpA family protein: MIDYIIIGIIAFSILVSLLRGFVREVLSLGSWVVAFIVASQFYPYLAAYLTQIESMYIRNGTAIGILFVLTLIVGAIVNYVISQLVDKTGLSGTDRVLGAIFGLVRGALIVAALLFFMDTFTNFEQTDWWKESQLIPHFGFIIEWFFQQLQASSSFLNPTLNQ; this comes from the coding sequence ATGATCGATTACATTATTATTGGCATTATCGCTTTTTCCATTCTTGTCAGTTTATTACGCGGTTTTGTACGCGAAGTGCTTTCACTCGGTAGCTGGGTTGTGGCATTTATTGTAGCAAGCCAGTTCTATCCTTATCTTGCAGCTTATCTTACGCAAATTGAATCAATGTATATTCGTAATGGAACTGCAATTGGGATTTTATTTGTACTGACTTTAATCGTGGGCGCTATAGTTAATTATGTGATTAGTCAATTAGTAGATAAGACGGGTTTAAGTGGCACAGATCGTGTGTTAGGTGCGATTTTTGGTTTAGTGCGCGGTGCACTGATTGTCGCTGCGTTATTATTTTTCATGGATACCTTCACCAATTTTGAACAAACTGATTGGTGGAAAGAATCTCAATTAATACCGCACTTTGGTTTTATTATTGAATGGTTCTTTCAACAACTTCAGGCTAGTTCAAGTTTTTTAAATCCAACGCTTAATCAATAA
- the smrB gene encoding endonuclease SmrB, protein MQDEFDLFRAETKGIKPMKQDTFVAPRQKRDQKKIELKELRAKEDTLFYFSDEYEPLLNEHDGVVKYLRDGEDSHLLKQLRRGDFSPELFLDLHGLTREQAKQELAALLLACENEHVDCASIMTGYGTFTLKKQIPRWLVQHPKVRALHQAPREWGGEAAILILVDL, encoded by the coding sequence ATGCAAGACGAATTTGATTTATTCCGTGCGGAAACTAAAGGCATTAAGCCAATGAAACAAGATACTTTTGTTGCCCCCCGCCAAAAACGTGATCAGAAAAAAATAGAATTGAAAGAATTACGAGCAAAAGAAGATACATTGTTCTATTTTTCTGATGAATATGAGCCGTTACTGAATGAGCATGATGGTGTTGTGAAATATTTACGTGATGGGGAAGATTCCCATTTATTAAAACAACTTCGTCGTGGAGATTTTTCCCCAGAATTGTTTTTAGATTTACACGGTTTAACCCGTGAACAAGCTAAGCAAGAATTAGCCGCACTTTTACTGGCTTGTGAAAATGAGCATGTTGATTGTGCCAGCATTATGACGGGCTATGGCACCTTTACATTGAAAAAACAAATTCCACGTTGGCTAGTACAACATCCTAAAGTTCGGGCATTACATCAAGCACCAAGGGAGTGGGGTGGCGAAGCCGCAATTTTGATTTTAGTTGATTTGTAA
- a CDS encoding TIGR01777 family oxidoreductase translates to MNILLTGGTGLIGKALVEQLCLRNEQVTILTRLSTPHTISKQKNIKFITALSELDLQEQFDAIINLAGEPIFHKAWSKNQKSILRESRLNLTTQLVELINQYQQHPIFISGSATGIYGDQDEQKITETSKTAKTFTAQLCQDWEDIAQQANARVCLIRTGMVFSKKGGALAQMLPLYKWGLGGKLGNGEQYFPWIALKDVVNGILFLLYHSECQGSFNFTAPNPIKQHKFNRTLARVLKRPAFVTIPKWILHFILGERANLLLESQNVVPEKLLNAGFQFQYSDCENYLKDILKNK, encoded by the coding sequence ATGAACATTTTATTAACTGGGGGTACGGGACTTATCGGCAAAGCACTTGTTGAACAACTCTGCTTACGCAATGAACAAGTGACGATCTTAACGCGCTTAAGTACTCCGCACACTATCTCAAAGCAAAAAAATATCAAATTTATTACCGCACTTTCAGAACTCGATTTACAAGAACAGTTTGATGCCATCATCAATCTTGCTGGCGAGCCGATTTTTCATAAAGCTTGGTCGAAAAACCAAAAATCTATTTTACGAGAAAGTCGTTTAAACCTTACCACTCAACTGGTTGAATTAATTAATCAATATCAGCAACACCCTATTTTTATTTCAGGTTCAGCGACTGGAATTTACGGCGATCAAGACGAACAAAAAATTACCGAAACAAGCAAAACAGCAAAAACCTTCACCGCACAATTATGCCAAGATTGGGAAGATATTGCGCAACAAGCTAATGCGAGGGTTTGTTTGATTCGAACAGGCATGGTCTTTTCTAAGAAAGGAGGCGCCCTTGCTCAAATGTTGCCTTTATACAAATGGGGACTTGGCGGCAAACTGGGCAATGGAGAGCAATATTTTCCCTGGATTGCTTTGAAAGATGTGGTCAATGGCATTTTATTTTTACTCTATCATTCAGAATGTCAAGGCTCATTTAACTTCACCGCCCCTAATCCCATAAAACAGCATAAATTTAACCGCACTTTGGCTCGAGTATTAAAACGTCCTGCCTTTGTAACCATTCCAAAATGGATATTACATTTCATTCTTGGAGAACGAGCGAATCTATTACTCGAAAGCCAAAATGTTGTGCCTGAAAAATTACTCAACGCGGGATTTCAATTTCAATATTCTGATTGCGAAAACTATCTAAAAGATATCCTAAAAAACAAATAA
- the yfbV gene encoding terminus macrodomain insulation protein YfbV, which translates to MAFFSILKRGQIYINTWPQEAKLGIIFPENRIMKATSFAQKFMPFVAVFAVVWQQIYAKNDLMAFSIAILTALFALLIPFQGLYWLGKRANSPLENQSAVWFYDICERLKQLHEPLPFVQDQPTYQHLAEVLKKAQSKFERAFWQEI; encoded by the coding sequence ATGGCATTTTTTTCCATTTTAAAACGGGGACAAATTTATATTAATACTTGGCCACAGGAGGCTAAATTAGGGATTATTTTCCCAGAAAACCGCATTATGAAAGCCACGAGTTTTGCACAAAAATTCATGCCCTTTGTTGCTGTATTTGCAGTGGTGTGGCAACAGATTTATGCAAAAAATGATTTGATGGCCTTTTCTATTGCAATTTTGACCGCACTTTTTGCCTTGCTTATTCCTTTCCAAGGTCTTTATTGGCTTGGCAAGCGTGCAAATTCGCCATTAGAAAATCAAAGTGCGGTGTGGTTTTATGATATTTGCGAACGCTTAAAACAACTACATGAACCCTTGCCTTTTGTGCAAGATCAACCGACATACCAACATTTAGCAGAAGTCTTAAAGAAAGCTCAAAGCAAATTTGAACGTGCTTTTTGGCAGGAAATTTAG
- the lysS gene encoding lysine--tRNA ligase: protein MSEQEVKELDLNGEMLVRREKLAALRAKGNAFPNKFRRDALAQDLHNQYDAEDGEILKEKGVEVQVAGRIMTRRVMGKATFITIQDMSGKIQLYVARDNLPEGVYKDDIGTWDLGDIVGVKGTLFKTKTDELTVKTTEVQLLTKALRPLPDKFHGLTDQEVRYRQRYLDLISNEESRRTFIIRSKVVAGIREYFISKGFMEVETPMLQVIPGGASARPFVTHHNALDVDMYLRIAPELYLKRLVVGGFERVFELNRNFRNEGVSVRHNPEFTMLEYYQAYADYHDLMDNTEELLRKLAIDILGTTIVKYGEYEFDFGKPFERITLHDATIKYGAEKGIVKEDLYDFDRAKATAERLGIEVQKSWGLGGIVNAIFEEVAEHHLIQPTFLMAHPAEISPLARRNDENPDVTDRFELFIGGREIGNGFSELNDAEDQNERFDAQVAAKEAGDDEAMFKDEDFVVALEHGLPPTAGEGLGIDRLAMLYANAPSIRDVILFPAMRQK, encoded by the coding sequence ATGTCAGAACAAGAAGTTAAAGAATTAGATCTCAATGGCGAAATGCTCGTTCGTCGTGAAAAACTAGCCGCACTACGTGCAAAAGGTAATGCATTTCCAAACAAGTTTCGTCGTGATGCGCTCGCACAAGATTTGCACAATCAATATGATGCAGAAGACGGTGAAATCTTAAAAGAGAAAGGCGTTGAAGTACAAGTTGCCGGCCGAATTATGACTCGCCGCGTAATGGGTAAGGCGACATTTATCACCATTCAAGATATGAGCGGTAAAATCCAGCTTTATGTTGCACGCGATAATTTGCCTGAAGGCGTTTATAAAGATGACATTGGTACTTGGGATTTAGGGGACATCGTTGGCGTTAAAGGCACTCTATTTAAAACAAAAACCGATGAACTCACAGTGAAAACCACTGAAGTTCAACTTTTAACTAAAGCACTTCGCCCATTACCAGATAAATTCCATGGCTTAACCGACCAAGAAGTTCGCTATCGCCAGCGTTATTTAGATTTAATTTCTAACGAAGAATCTCGCCGCACTTTTATTATTCGTTCTAAAGTTGTCGCGGGTATTCGTGAATATTTCATTTCTAAAGGCTTTATGGAAGTAGAAACGCCAATGTTACAAGTGATTCCAGGCGGCGCATCTGCGCGTCCTTTCGTGACTCATCACAATGCATTAGATGTGGATATGTATTTACGTATCGCACCTGAACTTTATTTAAAACGCTTAGTTGTTGGTGGGTTTGAACGAGTATTTGAATTAAACCGTAACTTCCGTAATGAAGGGGTTTCTGTTCGTCATAATCCAGAATTTACCATGCTTGAATACTACCAAGCGTATGCGGATTACCATGATTTAATGGATAACACCGAAGAACTTCTTCGTAAATTAGCGATTGATATTCTTGGTACAACTATTGTGAAATACGGCGAATACGAATTTGATTTTGGGAAACCATTCGAACGTATTACGTTACACGATGCAACCATTAAATATGGTGCAGAAAAAGGTATCGTAAAAGAAGATTTATATGACTTTGATCGTGCAAAAGCCACAGCAGAGCGCTTAGGTATTGAAGTACAAAAATCTTGGGGTTTAGGCGGCATTGTAAATGCAATTTTTGAAGAAGTAGCTGAACATCACTTAATTCAACCAACCTTCTTAATGGCTCACCCGGCGGAAATTTCGCCACTTGCACGTCGTAATGATGAAAATCCTGATGTAACAGATCGTTTTGAGCTATTTATCGGTGGTCGTGAAATCGGTAATGGTTTCTCAGAATTAAATGACGCGGAAGATCAAAATGAACGTTTTGATGCACAAGTGGCTGCGAAAGAAGCGGGCGATGATGAAGCAATGTTCAAAGATGAAGACTTTGTTGTTGCGCTAGAACACGGCTTACCACCAACAGCTGGTGAAGGTTTAGGTATTGACCGTTTAGCAATGCTTTATGCAAATGCACCATCAATTCGTGATGTCATCTTATTCCCTGCAATGCGTCAGAAATAA
- the mdh gene encoding malate dehydrogenase has protein sequence MKVAVLGAAGGIGQALALLLKLQLPAGSDLSLYDIAPVTPGVAVDVSHIPTAVNVKGFSGEDPTPALEGADVVLISAGVARKPGMDRSDLFNINAGIVRGLIEKVAVTCPKACVGIITNPVNTTVAIAAEVLKKAGVYDKRKLFGVTTLDVLRSETFVAELKGLNVSRTSVPVIGGHSGVTILPLLSQVQYAEWNEDEIEPLTKRIQNAGTEVVNAKAGGGSATLSMAQAAARFARSLVKGLSGETVVECTYVEGDGKYARFFSQPVRLGKEGVEEILPIGPLSNFEQQALENMLPTLRADIELGEKFING, from the coding sequence ATGAAAGTTGCAGTATTAGGTGCCGCAGGTGGTATTGGTCAAGCATTAGCGTTATTACTAAAACTTCAGTTGCCTGCTGGTTCAGATTTATCATTATATGATATTGCCCCTGTTACCCCAGGTGTTGCAGTGGATGTGAGCCATATTCCAACCGCAGTGAATGTGAAAGGTTTTTCTGGTGAGGATCCAACTCCAGCACTTGAAGGTGCGGATGTTGTATTAATTTCTGCTGGTGTTGCACGTAAACCTGGTATGGACCGGTCTGATTTATTCAATATTAATGCAGGCATTGTTCGTGGTTTAATTGAAAAAGTCGCGGTTACTTGCCCGAAAGCTTGTGTTGGTATCATCACTAACCCAGTAAATACTACTGTTGCGATTGCGGCTGAAGTATTGAAAAAAGCAGGTGTTTATGACAAACGTAAATTATTTGGTGTGACAACTTTAGACGTGTTACGTTCTGAAACTTTTGTGGCTGAATTAAAAGGTTTAAATGTTTCTCGTACTAGCGTTCCTGTTATTGGTGGTCACTCAGGTGTGACTATTCTTCCATTACTTTCCCAAGTTCAATATGCTGAGTGGAATGAAGATGAAATCGAACCATTAACAAAACGTATCCAAAATGCAGGTACAGAAGTTGTTAATGCAAAAGCGGGTGGCGGTTCTGCAACGCTTTCAATGGCACAAGCTGCAGCACGTTTTGCTCGTTCTTTAGTGAAGGGATTGAGTGGCGAGACAGTTGTTGAATGTACTTATGTTGAAGGTGATGGTAAATATGCTCGTTTCTTCTCTCAACCAGTTCGTTTAGGCAAAGAAGGTGTAGAAGAAATTTTACCAATTGGCCCATTAAGCAATTTTGAACAACAAGCTCTAGAAAATATGTTGCCGACTTTACGTGCAGATATTGAATTAGGTGAAAAATTTATTAATGGTTAA
- a CDS encoding acetate kinase: MSKLVLILNCGSSSLKFAILDPATGEEKLSGLAEAFFLPEARIKWKLNGEKGNADLGAGAAHTEALNFIASNIMTDELKNSIAAIGHRIVHGGEKYTQSVIVTDEVVKGIEDAAQFAPLHNPAHLIGIREAFNAFPHLKDKNVVVFDTAFHQTMPEEAFLYALPYSLYKEHGVRRYGAHGTSHYFVSREVAEYVGKPADQVNTIICHLGNGGSVSVVRNGKCIDTSMGLTPLEGLVMGTRCGDIDPAIVFYLYKTLGMSMEQIEETLVKKSGLLGLTEVTSDCRYAEDNYDDASKPEAKRALDVYSYRLAKYIGAYMAVLGDDHLDAIAFTGGIGENSAHVRELALNHLKLFGIKVDNERNLAARFGKDGVITTDDSAFKAIVLPTNEELVIAQDTAKLCF; this comes from the coding sequence ATGTCAAAACTTGTTCTTATCCTTAACTGTGGTAGTTCTTCACTAAAATTTGCAATTCTTGATCCTGCAACAGGTGAAGAAAAATTATCCGGCTTAGCGGAAGCATTTTTCTTACCAGAGGCTCGTATCAAATGGAAACTCAATGGTGAGAAAGGTAACGCAGATTTAGGCGCAGGCGCAGCTCATACTGAAGCGCTAAACTTTATCGCGTCTAATATCATGACAGATGAGCTTAAAAACTCTATCGCGGCAATTGGTCACCGTATCGTACATGGTGGTGAAAAATATACCCAATCTGTTATCGTAACTGATGAAGTCGTTAAAGGTATTGAAGATGCTGCGCAATTTGCGCCACTTCACAATCCAGCGCACTTAATCGGTATTCGCGAAGCATTCAACGCATTCCCGCACTTAAAAGATAAAAACGTAGTAGTTTTTGATACAGCATTCCACCAAACCATGCCTGAAGAAGCATTCCTTTATGCTCTTCCATACTCTTTATATAAAGAACATGGCGTTCGTCGCTACGGTGCACACGGTACTAGCCACTACTTCGTTTCTCGTGAAGTCGCTGAATATGTAGGTAAACCTGCAGACCAAGTCAATACGATTATTTGTCACTTAGGTAATGGTGGTTCTGTTTCTGTTGTACGTAACGGTAAATGTATCGATACATCAATGGGCTTAACTCCGTTAGAAGGTTTAGTCATGGGCACTCGTTGTGGTGATATCGACCCTGCAATCGTATTCTACCTATACAAAACTTTAGGTATGTCTATGGAACAAATCGAAGAGACTTTAGTGAAAAAATCTGGTCTTTTAGGTTTAACTGAAGTAACAAGCGACTGCCGTTATGCTGAAGATAATTACGATGACGCATCTAAACCAGAAGCAAAACGCGCTTTAGATGTATACAGCTATCGTTTAGCGAAATATATCGGTGCTTATATGGCTGTATTAGGTGATGATCACTTAGATGCGATTGCTTTCACGGGTGGTATTGGTGAGAACTCAGCACACGTTCGTGAATTAGCATTAAATCACTTGAAATTATTTGGTATTAAAGTGGATAACGAACGCAATCTTGCGGCTCGCTTCGGTAAAGATGGCGTAATCACCACTGATGATTCAGCATTTAAAGCGATTGTTCTTCCAACTAACGAAGAATTAGTTATCGCACAAGATACCGCAAAACTTTGTTTCTAA